From Hymenobacter sediminicola:
CGTTTCGAGAGTGTCGGCGGCGCGGTAGGTTTCGCGGTAGTAGCCGCCCTCAGGGTGGGGCAGCAGCTCCAGGTCACGGATAATGTCTTGGGCAGTCATGAGCGGGTAGAGGCGGCGAAAGGGGCGAAACAGTTTAGGCTGATGATGGTGGGTTATTTGCTTTGGTTGAACTCCCCAATATGCCAGAGTACACCGGCAGGGTCGTGGATAAAGCCTTGCTTGCCCCAGTCCTCGTGGCGGATGGGCAGCACCCGCACTCCGAGGAAGCGGCCGGGCAAATCCAGAGCCGTTACTTCCTGCCAATAGTGCTCTACGTCGGCCACTTCCAGAAACAACATGGTGTTATCTATCCACTCAGGCACGTAGGCATTCTGCAGGTAGAAACTCACGCCTTCCAGCGTAAACAGGGACATAGCCGGCGACAAGACGATTTCGCTAAAGCCCCAAGCCTGGTAGAAGCTACGCGACACGGTAAAGTCTTTCGCGCCGATAAAGGGGCGAAGGGAGCAGATGTGCAAGGCCATAGTGTCTTGTGGAAGGCGAGAAGCGGCGGAAGAATATGATGCGGGCTACTGGGAAGCAATATGGAGCTTATCGGCCACTTCAATTACGCCCAAACGCCAGCAAGCCCGACACAATGGCCGGGCTTGCTACTTACCTGCTGCCATTTTACAGCTTGAAAATGGTCTTCAGACCCTCCCGTAGTGAAGCCGGTGCGCGGCCCAGCGCGTCCGCTAAATCAGGGCTGACGGTTTCTTCCTGCCCATTCTTGATGTCGGTAAGGAAGCCGCTGATACGTTGGATTACTGCTTCGGGCAGGCCCTGGGCGTGGAGCCGGGCTTCGAAGGCCAGCTGCTCGATAGGCGTGTAGGTCACGGGCCGGCCCGATAGTTCGCTCAGGGCCGCGGCTACGTCGGCGAAGGAGTACGTACCGGCTCCGGTGAAGGTGAAGATGCGGTTGTCGCAGCGGCTGTCGGCCAGTACGTTGGCAATGGCCTCGCCCATTTCCTGACGGAGCGCAAAGGCTACCCGACCCAGCCCAGCCGGCAACTGGATGCCCCGCTCGAATACCTGCGGCCCCACAAACTGCGGCAGCGTATCCATGTACAGAATGTTGCGGAACATGATGTAAGGTAAGCCGCTGGCCCGGATGTAGTCTTCTGTCTCAAAGTGGCGTGCCATCAGCTGATTGGTCAGGCTAGTGGGGTCTTTCAGGGCGCGGCTAGTATAAGCCAGGCACCCTACGCCAGCCTTCTTGGCGGCATCTACCACGTTGTAATGCTGCTGCAGGCCGTCGTCGTTGCCGCCGCCAGATACCAGCAGTACTTTAGCAACGCCCTGCATGGCTTGGTTTAGGGTGGCAGGGTCGTTGTAGTCTCCCACGCGGATTTGCACGCCCTGCGCCTGTAGGGTGGTGGCTTTGGCCTCGTCGCGCACCAGGCCAGCTACTTGGCCGGCGTCGGTTGTTTTCAGAAGCTGCTCAATCACAGCTGACCCAATATGGCCAGTAGCACCCGTTATCAGAATCATACGAGAGGGGAAGTAGGTAAGAAAAAGGGACCCGTACCGACAAGGATTTGTCAGCAGCTGCCTTCCAAAACTGGTAGGAAGCAGGTGCTGCAAAGGTGGCCTGCCCACGGCCCCGTCGCCAGAGCGAAAGGGCGGGAAGGTTAGGCAAAAAGTCGGGAAGGAATAGGGCCGGCAGATAAGTCTTCGGAAAGGCCGTCATGCTTCATCTGCGGTTCGCGCTGCCGAGCCGTCGCTACCTTCAGCTAACCCAATCGTTACAATGACGCGGTAGAAACGCCCCGGCAAGCTCAGTGCGACTGGCCTTGCTATCAACCAGTTATCCTGCTTGCTTGTAGGCTGTAGGCGAGAGGCCGAGGCTGTTACGGAAGAAGCGGCTGAACGCCGACTGGTCGGCGAAGTGCAGCAGGTCGGCGACTTGGGCTACGGTGAGCTGCCCGTTTTGCAGCAGCGCCTTCGCTTCCAGCATCACAGCCTCCTCAATCCACTCGCCAGCGGTTTTGCCGGTTGCTTGCTTCACGGTTTCGGTGAGGTGCTTGGGCGTGATGCACAGGCGGCCGGCATAGAACTGCACGCTCCGTTCGGTGGTGCAGTGTGCATTTACCAAATGCTTAAACTCGGCCGTGACCTGTTGGCTGCGGGTTTGGGTAGCTTGCAGCGCCGCGCGTTGCTGGTCATAAAGGCCCACCACTTCATACAGCAGGCTGTTGATGAGGCTTTTGATTACCTGGTGGCGGTAGGGGTGCGGGGCCTGAAACTTCTGCTGCAACAGCCGCATCGACGCCGTGATGCTGTCCGCCTCGGCCGTCGTAAGCGGCAATACGTGCCGGGTCGCGTTTTCCAGAAACTGAAAGTTGTCGACGGGAATGTGGTTGCGGGTGGTAATAAACTCGGGCGTGAAGAAAACCGACAGGCTGTCGTGGTCAGGTGAGAAGGACGTCCACTCTTTGATGATGTGGGGCGTGATGAGCATCAGGCTGCCGGGCTCGATGCGGTAGGTTTCCAAATTCGCCTTGAGTTCCGCCGTGCCGCGCAGGCAAATCCCGATTTTGTAGTAGTTGCCCCGGTACGGTACGCCCAGCGGCGGGCCGGCTGAATGCGTATGCTCGTCCAGAAAGAATACCTCCACTGGCTCCTGCTCGGGGCGGGCGAAACTCTGCAGCCGGTAAGTAGGAATCAGGTTGCTCATGGATGGCTTGGGAATATATAGGCCTCTGGGCCAGACTGATTAGCGAGTCAGTAGGTAAAGAAATATAGCCGCCGGATTCAGCTACCGGTTTGGTTAAGCCCTTGTTTTTTCTGTAGCAGGGGCGTATACTTTCTCCCGAAGTCCTGCTAAAAACGGCGCGCTGAGCGAATGATTGCCGTGCTTCTCAGCGCCCTTTAACCCAGCTAGTGCCCTAGTTTACGGCGCTATGCTACGGGTTCTGGCGCAAAATCTGCAGCGTTTTGGCGTCCGATTCGTTGCCGAAATACATAGTCAGCACCTGCTGGAACACCGGGCTGGCGCCCTCCAAAGCTGCAAACAACGTCATCGACGACTTTAGCTTCACGTCATCAGGGCTACCCATCACGCGGGTGGCGTCATGGCTGTTTAGTGCCAGCAGGGCTGCGCTGATTTCCGCCAACCGCGCCCCCAGCACTGGATGTTGCAGAAACGCTTCCGCCTCTTGCTGGCTCCGGATGGCGTAAAACCGGGACGTTTCGCTGAAGCCAAGCCCCTGAATCTGAGGGAATATGTACCACATCCAATGACTGCGTTTGCGCCCCGCCCGGATTTCGGCCAGGGCCGTGGCATAGTCGTGCTGCTGGGCATCGAGGAAGCGCTGTAGGTTGGGCTGCTGGGGCATTGTAGCGAGATAAGTTATCAAGTAAGTATCCGTCAGATACTGCTGATATACGTAGCGGCTGCGCTATCAGTCACTGTTGGGAGCCACCGAAAGGAATGGCTACACCAGCAATTTGCCATCCTGTATAACTGCTGCTACGCCCCTTCAAAACCGGGCAAGTGTGCAGCCGAAGCAGGGAGTGTTATTTCTGAGGCATTGTGATGGTGCTGCCAAAGCTCGCTCCTTACTCAAAAAAGTCGTCTGGGTCGGTTTGGCTTAGGTACTTGTTCAGGCTGCCCAGGTCGCCGAAAATAGGCTGAATAAGGGCCAGGAATTGTTCGGTGGCACCGGGGCCGTCGGTGTACGCTCCGAAAACTTCGCCCTGGCCCAGCAGCTCCACGTGGTCGAGGAGAGCGGGGGCGTGTTCTTCCAGAATGGTTTCAATATGCTCGGCCCAACTGGCTCCGCTGCCACTGAAGCCGTATTTCTCGAACACGTTGTAATAGTCGTCCATGTTGGAGAGGTTCACCAGCAGGCGCTGCTGGCGGCCGGGCGTGGCCTGGTCTTCGAGGTCGGAAACCTGAAACGGATAAGTGGTAGACATGGGCAGGAAATAACAAGGTGGCAGCAAGGTAGTCAGGGCCGGCCCAACGGGTACGTTCCCAGCAACACAGTAGTGCGGGCACGCTGGTACCAGTCGTTGAACACCAGTTCCACCGCATCTACCGCAAACGTGCCGATAAACTGCTCCTGATACTGGGCCAGCCGGGCTACCAGCATCGGCGCATCGGTGAGCGGGCGCGTGAAACGGATTACGGTGGAATGGGCCGTGTGAATACTGTACCGTGTATCAATGGACTGTTGCAGCCTGGAGGCCCGAAAAAAAGTCCGGGTGGCCTCTCGCAGCTCCTCCAGGCCCTCATCTTCCGGAAAGCCCTGCACCATAATCCCGCCGGGCGAAGCTGTTAGTCCCTCGTAGCGAATCCGGAAGGGCTGCGCCAGCCGGGTAATATCCTGCAAGGCACGCCGGTATGGGGCCGGGTCAATCTGCGCCAGGGTGAAGCCTGGGTAGCAGGAAATGAGGGAGAGAATGGTGAGGTGGATATCGGAAGCGGGGTAGTAGTACTGCGCGGGCTCCAGGTGCCGGAAATCGGCTAGTATGGCTTCGATGACCGTCGTGATGGAGGCCGGGGGCCGGGCCAGCAGCGTGAGGCCCCGCCGGTCGTCCTGCGGCGAGTGGAGCAGCAGGTCCGGGTCGGCCCCTTCGTGCAGCAGCCGGTGCATGGTGGCCTCCCGCATGGCCGCGTAATGTTCGGACAGGTTCATGGTAGCTAAAACCGAGGCTTTATACCGGAAATTCCGCGCTGCACTGGGGGCACTGGTGCAGCACTGTACCCGCGTAATACAGCCGCCGCCACCACGCCGGCCGGGCCAGCGGCGCAGCCCCCTCGGCCCGGCACCGGGGGCATCGTACGGCTTTTGGTGCGGCGCGCTGCTGCTCAAAGGCTTCTACTAGGGCCAGGGCCAGCGGCACGTCGGCTTCCTCAATCAGCAGCTGGTAAAACATACCGTCGCCAAACGGGAAGGAGGGCGGCCCGCAGGTTTTTACCAGCGCATCTACCTCGGCTTCCCGGAGCTGCTGGTACAACGCCACCGCCTCGGTGTAGGTCAGGAACTGAGCGGCGGGCGTGAGCATGACAAGTGGTTGACAGACTATTTCCGCCGCTTAACCGGAGCCGTGCTGAGGCGGCTGCGCAGCTTTAATACATAAAACAGCAGGCCCGCGCACACTACAGCCAGCCCCGCCACCAGCAGCTCGCGGCTGGTGCGGGCCTGGGTAGCTTCGGTGGCGGTAGCCTGGAGGTCCTGCAGCTTCTTTTCGCGCTGCTTGTCGCGCTCCTGCAGGTTGCTGATTTGGTTTTCGAGGTCGTGGAAACGCTCCCGGGTGCTGCTCTGGTCGGTCTGCGCGACGGTAATCTGCTGCTTGGCCTGCTGGTTTTCGGCCACCACAGCGGCGGTTTTGCGCAGGGTGCCGGCCTGTACGGCGCGTACAATTTCAGTGTCTTTGCGAATGATACCCTTCAGGGCATCCACCACTTCCTGCAGGTCTTTTTTGCTGGGCTTGTTGCCGAACAAGCTGTTGCGCTGGGTGTTGGCTGCTTCATATTGTTGCACCATCAGCTGGCGCTCCTGAATCAGGCGGGGCAATGGGTCGGTGGGAGCAGTAGCTAGGGCAGGCGTTTGGGCAAAGGCCGAGCAGGCGAGCAGCACTAGGCTGGCAGTCAGGGGCAGGCGAAAAAAGCGGGAGAGAAGCAAGGCAAAAAAGCTGGTCAGTGAAAGGATATAAATGGCAAATAGTGTATCTCGGAGCTATGAAACGAGTATTCTATCCCTTAAGTCTATGCGCGGTGCTGATGATGACTTCCTGCAAGACCGCCAAAACTGCTACCGGCACCGATGCTAAGCCAAACATCACCGGCTCTATCAATCTTCCGCAAAGTTACTATGACAATGCGCGCCACACTCTAGCCCCGGCTTCTGGAGTAGCTGTAGCCACTGATCCGGAGTATGGCGTAACGCAGAAGAAGCCCGTTTGTGTGGGCGGAAAAATTGATTCGATGACGGATTCGGGTGTCCGTAACCAACAGCGCTACCTAAACGCCCTGCGCGGCCCTGGTGGCGAAGAAATCAGCTACCGGCGGCGCGGCAGCTGCTGTGCCTTCAAAACGCCCAATGGGATTATTGACGGAATGGGCATGCTGGATGTGTACGAAATAACCTGGGCCGGCAGCCCCAAACCCATGCTGGTCTACCTCAATTTCTACGACGACGGCCCGCTGCTGGCTCCGGTGGGCCTGACGCTTGCTAAACCATAATTAGGAACAAGTCAGCCCACAAAGCAGCGGGCCCACTTTTGTATACTTCTACGCCTCCAGCAGCGGCACCGGCTGCCGGATTTCCTTGGGCCGGTGCCGATAGAAAGCCAGAATCAGAATCGGGAGCAAAGTCAGCTCGGCTACCACCCCAAACAGCAGCGTCAGGCCGATGAGCAGGCCCACATAGAACGTGCCGTCGAAGGAGGAAAAGATGAGCGTCGAAAAGCCGCCGACCAGAATCAACGACGTGACGATAACGGCTTTGCCGGCCATCAGGTAGGTTTTGCGCACCGCCTTGAACAGGCTTTTTTCCTTGAGCAGCACCAGCTTCAGCTTGCTGATGAAGTGGATTGTATCATCGACTGCAATGCCGAACGCAATAGTGAAAATGATGCTGGTGCTCACCTTCATGCTCACGCCGGCCGCACCCATCACGCCGGCCACAATCAGGATGGGCACTAGATTCGGGATGAGCACTACCAGCGTCATGCGCAGGCTGCGGAACAGCGCCAGCACAATCAGCGCGACCATCAGAATGTCGATGCTCATGCCCGTAATCATGTTGCGGGTGAGCGTTTCGTTGTTTTTGTCGATAAGGTTGGCCGAGCCGGTGAGACGGGTCTGCAGCACCGTGCTGTCCACGGAAGTGCGCAGAAACCGCCGCAAATCGGCGTTCAGCGCATCGGCCCGGATGCTGCCCACGTCGGGCATGCGGCCCGTCAGGCGGCCTTCCGTGCCATCGGGCAACGCCAGCGCCCGAAACTCCGGCTTCTTGCGAAACAGCTTCACCTTGCGCGTAAGGCGGGCCAGCTCAGTTTCCGAATCGGGGAGGCGGTACTCTTCCAGCAGGCCGCCGTTCAGGGCCTTGCGCACCGATTTGATGATGGTGACGGGCGAGGCCACGAAGTTCAGACCGTACGTTTTCTGCAGATAGCCTTCGATTTTCTCGGTTTGGCGCAGCACGTCCAGGTCATAGATGCTGCGGCCGGCTGCGGGTTTCAGGTCCAGCTCAAAGGGCCGCACACCCGCGAAATTCCGCTCAAAAAACACGAAATCCAGCTTTACCGGGTCGTTTTTAGACAGGTCATCGAGCAGGGCCGAGTTGATGCGGATGCGTGAGGCCGAGGCCACCGACAGCACCAGTACCAGCCCGCTGATGGCCACCACCCAGTGCCGCCGCGCCAGCACCATCCGGAACAGGCGCCCCAGCACGCCGTCCCAGCTGTGGCCGGTTTCGCGCGGAATGCGCAGCTGGGGTTTGCGAAGCAGCAACAGCATGGCCGGCAGCAGCGTGAAGCTGAGCGCAAACGTGAGCAGCACCGCAATGCCCGTAAACAGCCCGAAGTTGTAAATTGGGCGGATGGTGCTGGTCATCAGCGTGAAGAAGCCGATGCTGGTCGTCAGCGCCGACAGCCCCGAGCCGAAGCCCGATTCCTTCAGCGCAATCAGCAGGGAGTCTTTTTTGCTGGCTCCGTAGCCCAGCTCTGTGACGTAGCGCGTGATGATGTGGATGGTATCGGACATGCCCACTACGAACAGCATCACTGGCAGCAGGGCCGTCATCAGGTCAATGCTCACCCCGAAAGCCGACATCACGCCCAGGCCCCACAATATGGAGCCCAGCACCACCACCAGCGGCAGCACCACGCCCCACCACGTCCGGAACGTGAGCCACAGCAGCCCCGTCACGAGTACCACCGAAAGGCTCATAAACACGGCCAGTTCCACTTGCAGCCGATCCACGAACACCGACTGGGCCACCATTTTGCCGGCCATGTGGTACTCGTTTTCCGCGAAGCCCTGCCGCTGCAGCTCGGTACGTACAGCTGTCAGCAGCGAGTCGCCGGGTGGTTTGCTGAGGTTGGGCGAGGTCTGAAACAGGATGGTGGCCGCCCGCGCATCCCGCGAAATCAGGTTGCCGACGAGACCCGGCGTGCGAAACACCAGCGCCGAATCTGTAGCGCGCCGCGCCGGCTCCTGCGGGTGCAGATACGGCACATTGAACACGCCCAGGCCTTCGACTACCGGGTTGGTGGCGTTGGTGGGCGACGATACCTGCGTGACATGCCGCCGGCCCTGGATAAAACGGGTGAGCGAATCGACGCGGGTTAGGAATCGGGGCTCGAAAACCGTCTGGCCAGCCGGTGCTTCCAGGCCCAGCAGCACGTAGTCGTTGTCGTTGCCGAAGCGCCCGGAGTACGCCATGTAGTAGTCCAGGTCCGGGTCGCCGGCGGGGTAGAAGTCGTTGAAGTTGTAGTTGAAACGCAGCTGCGCCACAAAAAACACGGCCAGAGCCGACAGGAGCCCAAGGGCCAGGAGGGTAAAGTGCGCGAGACGTCGGAGGGGCATAAAGGAATGATGGCGGCCACCAAGGGCCGATGCTGGTGCGGCCGGAAGGCCAAGAGAAGTTTCGGGCCGGCAGCGGCCGAAACTTCTGTTACATTTCTTACCTTAGGGGGCGGCGCCAAGCCAACCGCCATTTTCCCGCTTTTGTTTCCTCCAGTTTCATCTTCTTCCTTCTCATGAAAAACGCCCTGCTCGCCCTCGCTCTGTTTGCCTTTGTTGGTTCTGCCTCTGCCCATGAGGGCGACAAAACTGTCAAGAAAGGCAAGTCAAAAGAAGCTTGCTCTACCGAAATGAAAGCCAGCTGCGCCAAGGAAGGCAACACGGCCAGCACGCCTTCGTGCTGCATGAAGAAAGGCGCCAAAACTGCTGCTACTACACCCGCTCCGGCTGCTGCCCCGGCCGTGAAGACGATGTAAGAAAAACGCCAGCATTGTAAAAAGCCCTGCCCTCAAAAGCAGGGCTTTTTTGTGATTATTAAACTATAAGCATACATTTAAAAGACAACGTGAAAACTTAATAATGATATGGAGCTTATCGACCAGTTGACCAATCTTGCTTCAAGGGCACAGAAGCAGATAACCCACATTCAGACCGAAGAGGCCACAAAAAACGCGCTGGTAATGCCGTTTATTAATGCCCTGGGCTATAATGTATTCGACCCCACAGAAGTAGTGCCGGAATTCATTTGTGACATCGGTACCAAGAAGGGCGAGAAGATTGATTATGCCATCATGCGCGACGGTAAGCCTATCATTCTAATTGAATGCAAGCACGTTGGAGGGGACCTGAGTATTAATCATGCCAGCCAGCTGTTCCGCTATTTCCACGTTACGGAAGCTAGGATTGCGGTGCTTACTAACGGAGTGCATTACCGCCTGTTCACGGATCTGGAACAGCCCAACAAGATGGATGAGCGGCCTTTTATGGAGTTCGATCTGTTCAATTTTCAGGAAAATGACGTTGCCGAAATTCGGAAACTGAGCAAGCCCGCATTTAATATCGACGACCTGCTGTTTGCGGCTTACAACTTGAAGTACATGCGGGCCTTCAAAAACTACTTCAACGAGCAGTTTACACAGCCCTCCGCCGACTTTATCACCTTCGTTTCCAAGCAGATTTATGATGGCGTACTCACGCCAAAGCTGAAAGAGCAATTCAGCGTTTTGGTGCACCGCTCGTTTCATCAGTTTCTGAACGACAAAATTACCATGCGGCTGCGCTCGGCTATGGTCGATACCAGCGGCCATAGCCTGTTAGCGCCGGAAGTGCCGCCGGTACCTCTCCCCGAATCTGCTACTGCAACGGTAGCAGAGGCTGTAGAGAAAGGCATTGAAACCACTGTGGAAGAAACCGAAGGCTTCATGATTGTGCGGGCTATTCTTCGCAAGACAGTGCCTGTCAACCGGGTGATTATGCGCGATGTGCAGTCGTATTGTGGTATTCTGCTCGATGACAACAACCGCAAGCCCATTTGTCGGCTACACTTCAACAGCAGCAAAAAATACGTGACGCTGTTCGATGTGGAAGGAGGGGAGCGGGTTGATATTTCCTCGCTTGATGATCTGTATAGCATGGCTTCGCGCATCAGGGCAGCTGTGCAACGCCACGAAACAAAGCCACAGGAAGAAGCTGTAGCCTAGCCACCTTCATAAAAGCAGTAAGAAAAGCCGCCTGTAAACGGGCGGCTTTTTCTATTTTTGACGGCTTCTTATCGCGCTTCAGTCCGCCTATAAGCTCACGCCACATATATTCCGTCCACTCATGCATCAGTACCACGCCCTTCTGCAACACATTCTCGACCAAGGCACCCAGAAAACCGACCGTACCGGCACCGGCACGCTCTCGGTGTTCGGCTACCAGATGCGGTTTGATTTGCAGCAGGGCTTTCCGCTAGTGACCACCAAAAAGGTGCATCTGAAAAGCATCATTCACGAGTTGCTCTGGTTTCTGCGCGGCGACACCAGCAATCAGTCGCTGGAAGATGTGGGCGTGACCATCTGGCGGGAGTGGGCCGACTCAACCGGCGAGTTGGGTCCCATCTACGGCAAGCAGTGGCGCAGTTGGGCAGCTCCCGATGGCCAAAGCATCGACCAGATTGCACAGATGGTGCACCTGCTCCGGACTCAGCCCGATTCGCGCCGCATGGTGGTATCGGCCTGGAACGTGGCCGAGCTGCCCCAGATGCGCCTGACGCCCTGCCACGCCCTGTTTCAGTTCTACGTGGCCGATGGCAAGCTCAGTTGCCAGCTCTACCAGCGCTCCGCCGACGTGTTTCTGGGCGTGCCCTTCAACATTGCCAGCTACGCCCTGCTCACGCTCATGATGGCGCAGGTAACCGGCCTGGAGCCCGGTGAGTTTATCTGGACCGGTGGCGATACCCACCTCTATAGTAACCACCTGGAGCAGGCCCGCCTGCAGCTCACCCGGGAGCCCCGCCCGCTGCCCCAGATGCGCCTCAACCCCGCTGTGCAGGATATTTTTGCGTTTCAGTACGAAGACTTCACGCTCGAAAACTACGAGCCCTGGCCGGCCATCAAAGCTCCCGTGGCAGTATAGCCGTTGGCAAGCTAGAAGGCACAGCGCATCAGCGGGCTCCATATTATCGCGCCGCAATGAAAAAGATACTGCCTGCGCTGCTGCTTGGTCTGGCCTGTGCAGCATGGCGGCCTGAGGCAGTCTGTGCCCAGAGCGCAGCTTACAACCGCTGGGATGCGCGGCCGGTACCTCCGGTTAAGCCAAAGTCCTCATCAGTGCCTCGGTCGGCAATGCGGTTGCAGCGCGGCATCGGGCAGCACCTCGCCAGCCAGCGCCGCCTGCCCGCCGATTCTCTCTTCTTCCGGTATGTGTGGGGTAAAATCAAGTATCCTGCGGCGGCGCTGCGGGCTGGTCTGGAAGGACAGGTGAGCGTACGGCTGACCATTGCCGCCGATGGTACTGTGACAGACGCTCAGGGGGCCGGCAGCAAGCTGCAGCAGGTTATTTCGGGAGTAACTCCGCAAGCCAAAGCAGCCGGAGAGGCCCAAATGGTGGAGGATGCCTGCCGGGTTCTGCGCGGGCTACTGTTTGAACCGGCCGCTACCAGCACCGAGGAAGTTATCAGCGTGAACTATGTTATCAGATAACGCTAGGCTTAGTATAGGACTTACAGAGGAATAAATGTTCTTAGTAAAATTTAATTGAACTATATAAAATCCAAATAAAAACCGGCGCCGTAAATGCTTGCATGACAGCAGCCGGTACCACCAGTCCGCCTTTCAGCCCCCTTTCCCGGCAGCACCGCGCCTGGATTGCACTTTATTCCCTGGATTCCTATCACCGCAAACGGGAGGAAGTCCTGCGTATCAACGACATCACTGAAGAAGACCTGCAGGAGTTTGAGGAAAGCTGGCTAAAGCTGCGTTGTCGGCCGGCAGGAGTCTTGCGCTAGGGCTACTACTCAGCTTGTAGTAGTTGTTGCAGTAGAGTATGCTCGGAAGGGTAGCGCGTTGTACCCAACTGCTGCACCACCCTGATGCCGGCCACATTTGCCGTGAATACAGTTTCTGCTTGCTGCAGTTCGTCTGGGTGGCATTGCACTTCCTGCGTGGGCAGGCCCATCTGCCGGGCCACCTGCAGCAAATGCGCCCGCCGCACGCCGGCCACGCAACCAGTTTCTAAAGCAGGAGTGAACAACTGTCCATCCCGGACCCAGAATACCGCAGCCGCTACACCTTCGGCCACATGGCCGGCCACATCCAGTAGCAGTAGCTCATCGAGGCCGCGCTGCTGCCGTTCGCGCGCCGCCAGCACGTAGGTCAGGGCGTTGGGGCCTTTGCAGAACGATACCGCGGAGGCCTGCGTGCGTACGGTTTCGGCAAAGCCGCAGGAATTTATTGGGGTATTATGCGGCTGAAAGGGCTGACTGGTTGCTAGCCACTCGGCCGCATCCGTAGCGGGAGTATACAGGCCGCCGCCGCCGCGCCACAACTGCAGCCGCACGCGGTATTCAGCCGAATAGGGCACCTGAGCACTTATGAGCCTACTCACTATGGTCGTCAGAGCCTCGGCAGTAGCCAGCGCGGCCGGCAACGCCAGCCCTAGCACGGCAGCGGCTTGTTGCATGCGGGCCAAGTGGTATGGCAGATACCGGACCGTGCCGGCTTCCCACACCATTGTCTCGAAGAAACCGTCGTTGAAAAATAGGCCCCGATTGGGCAGCGGCAAGGTAAACTCCGCTTCAGAGTGCAAGTGGCCGTTGAAAAGAAGCATAGCTGTTGGAGGCGGGTTGTCGGTCGATAATTGCTGGCTTTAGGCTATACCTCATGTGGCCGAACTAAACTGACAACCAACGAGCAGCCTACAACTCTCTACACAAGTACAAACCGCTTGCCGGGCAGGGCTTTCACCAGACTCCGGAATTCCAACCCGAGCAGGAGCGAGGCAGTGGTATGAATGGGCAGCTGGGCTTTCCAAGCCAGGTTGTCGAGGTGCTCTTCCCGGCCTGATGCGGCCTGCAACACCGTA
This genomic window contains:
- a CDS encoding thymidylate synthase, translating into MHQYHALLQHILDQGTQKTDRTGTGTLSVFGYQMRFDLQQGFPLVTTKKVHLKSIIHELLWFLRGDTSNQSLEDVGVTIWREWADSTGELGPIYGKQWRSWAAPDGQSIDQIAQMVHLLRTQPDSRRMVVSAWNVAELPQMRLTPCHALFQFYVADGKLSCQLYQRSADVFLGVPFNIASYALLTLMMAQVTGLEPGEFIWTGGDTHLYSNHLEQARLQLTREPRPLPQMRLNPAVQDIFAFQYEDFTLENYEPWPAIKAPVAV
- a CDS encoding TonB family protein codes for the protein MKKILPALLLGLACAAWRPEAVCAQSAAYNRWDARPVPPVKPKSSSVPRSAMRLQRGIGQHLASQRRLPADSLFFRYVWGKIKYPAAALRAGLEGQVSVRLTIAADGTVTDAQGAGSKLQQVISGVTPQAKAAGEAQMVEDACRVLRGLLFEPAATSTEEVISVNYVIR
- a CDS encoding aminotransferase class IV, with product MLLFNGHLHSEAEFTLPLPNRGLFFNDGFFETMVWEAGTVRYLPYHLARMQQAAAVLGLALPAALATAEALTTIVSRLISAQVPYSAEYRVRLQLWRGGGGLYTPATDAAEWLATSQPFQPHNTPINSCGFAETVRTQASAVSFCKGPNALTYVLAARERQQRGLDELLLLDVAGHVAEGVAAAVFWVRDGQLFTPALETGCVAGVRRAHLLQVARQMGLPTQEVQCHPDELQQAETVFTANVAGIRVVQQLGTTRYPSEHTLLQQLLQAE